The following proteins come from a genomic window of Microbacterium sp. SY138:
- the rfbA gene encoding glucose-1-phosphate thymidylyltransferase RfbA, translating into MRGIILAGGTGSRLHPITLGVSKQLVPVYDKPMIYYPLSTLILAGIRDILMITTPHDAESFQRLLGDGSKFGVSITYKTQPSPDGLAQAFILGEEHIGDDSVALVLGDNIFYGQGMGTQLRQYTELDGGVVFGYWVDDAAAYGVVEFDREGKVVSLEEKPAHPKSNYAVPGLYFYDNDVIEIAKALKPSPRGELEITDINREYLDRGKLKVQLLTRGTAWLDTGTFDSLAEATDFIRTVEKRQGLSIGCPEEVAWRMGFLTDDELRERAEPLRKSGYGEYLLKALAQGR; encoded by the coding sequence ATGCGTGGCATCATTCTCGCCGGCGGCACAGGCTCCCGGTTGCACCCGATCACCCTCGGCGTCTCCAAGCAGCTGGTCCCGGTGTACGACAAGCCGATGATCTACTACCCGCTGTCGACGCTGATCCTCGCCGGCATCCGCGACATCCTGATGATCACGACGCCCCACGACGCAGAGTCCTTCCAGCGTCTGCTCGGGGACGGGTCGAAGTTCGGTGTCTCCATCACGTACAAGACCCAGCCGTCCCCGGATGGCCTTGCGCAGGCATTCATCTTGGGGGAGGAGCACATCGGCGACGACTCGGTGGCCCTCGTCCTTGGTGACAACATCTTCTACGGCCAGGGCATGGGCACGCAGCTTCGTCAGTACACAGAACTCGACGGTGGCGTCGTCTTCGGCTATTGGGTCGACGACGCCGCGGCATACGGGGTGGTGGAGTTCGACCGCGAAGGCAAGGTGGTCTCCCTCGAGGAGAAGCCCGCCCACCCGAAGAGCAACTACGCCGTTCCCGGGCTCTACTTCTACGACAACGACGTGATCGAGATCGCGAAGGCTCTCAAGCCCTCACCTCGTGGAGAGCTCGAGATCACCGACATCAATCGCGAGTACCTCGACAGGGGAAAGCTCAAAGTGCAGCTGCTCACCCGTGGCACCGCTTGGCTCGACACGGGGACATTCGATTCACTCGCCGAGGCGACGGACTTCATCCGCACGGTGGAGAAGCGCCAGGGACTCTCGATCGGTTGCCCGGAAGAGGTCGCGTGGCGGATGGGGTTCCTCACGGATGACGAGCTGCGAGAGCGCGCGGAGCCGTTGCGCAAGAGCGGGTACGGCGAGTACCTCCTCAAGGCGCTCGCACAGGGACGCTGA